From Gloeocapsa sp. PCC 73106, a single genomic window includes:
- a CDS encoding Uma2 family endonuclease — translation MLTFPITLNLKTVALSDEQFYQLALANNTEMRVERTPEGNLILMAPVGGYSGNQEIELGADLVIWNRKTKLGKVFSSSTIFKLPGGGDRSPDAAWIELSRWNSLTPSQRQKFPPIAPDFVLELRSSTDSLSLLQSKMEEYLNSGVRLGWLFNPQDQRVEIYRLNQDKEVRSLPTELSGEEVLPGFSLQVEEFELTSATGG, via the coding sequence ATGTTAACCTTTCCAATAACCCTTAACCTAAAAACAGTTGCTCTCAGTGACGAGCAATTTTATCAACTAGCTCTTGCTAATAATACAGAGATGCGAGTTGAACGTACTCCCGAAGGAAATCTAATTCTTATGGCACCTGTAGGCGGCTATAGCGGTAACCAAGAAATCGAATTAGGAGCAGATTTAGTCATTTGGAATCGTAAAACGAAACTGGGTAAAGTGTTTAGTTCTTCAACTATTTTTAAGTTACCCGGAGGGGGCGATCGCTCTCCTGATGCAGCGTGGATTGAGCTATCTCGGTGGAATTCTCTTACTCCTTCTCAAAGACAAAAATTCCCCCCCATTGCTCCTGATTTTGTCCTGGAATTGCGATCGTCTACTGATTCTCTTTCACTACTTCAGTCTAAAATGGAAGAATATCTTAATAGTGGTGTACGACTAGGCTGGTTATTTAATCCTCAGGATCAACGAGTGGAGATTTATCGACTTAATCAAGACAAAGAAGTGCGCTCCCTTCCTACAGAGTTATCCGGAGAAGAGGTACTACCAGGGTTTAGCTTACAAGTGGAAGAATTTGAGTTAACTTCAGCTACTGGTGGCTAA